One Aegilops tauschii subsp. strangulata cultivar AL8/78 chromosome 7, Aet v6.0, whole genome shotgun sequence genomic window carries:
- the LOC109772882 gene encoding uncharacterized protein, whose protein sequence is MSDEWDRRLSLLLHNSVLTRTSLWICHGAVAVARRVGGLRREDLLRVAAPLRSLLAAAPYAPPEGSGTSVKSLLASILPSPSQPQTDGAGKEAVDVLLFCAAARAASSEAPALHWVPEGLSRAVAAAMEEMAALGGWGGVAEMLVAMMPEAVTPLKAVLKDTGVDANDENVGKTNIGSAF, encoded by the coding sequence ATGTCTGACGAGTGGGACCGGAGGTTGTCGCTCCTCCTTCACAACTCGGTTCTCACACGGACCTCTTTGTGGATATGCCATGGCGCCGTTGCCGTCGCCCGCCGCGTCGGTGGCCTCCGCCGCGAGGACCTCCTCCGCGTCGCCGCGCCGCTCCGCTCCCTTCTCGCCGCGGCGCCCTACGCGCCCCCCGAGGGCTCCGGCACCTCCGTCAAATCCCTCCTCGCCTCAATCCTCCCGTCCCCCTCTCAGCCCCAGACGGACGGGGCCGGCAAGGAGGCCGTGGACGTGCTCCTCttctgcgccgccgcccgcgcggcCTCCTCGGAGGCCCCCGCGCTGCACTGGGTTCCGGAGGGGCTCTCCAGGGCGGTCGCCGCCGCGATGGAGGAGATGGCGGCGTTGGGTGGGTGGGGCGGCGTCGCGGAGATGTTGGTGGCCATGATGCCGGAGGCGGTGACGCCACTGAAGGCCGTGCTGAAGGACACTGGCGTGGACGCCAATGATGAAAATGTGGGGAAGACTAATATAGGATCAGCCTTTTAG